Proteins from one Stenotrophomonas aracearum genomic window:
- a CDS encoding glycosyltransferase, whose product MKILYTNFHAGDGGGHTTYLASLARALSPRHQLYMAAPADSRVLRVVRQERIAEPVEIAFSSGLPTLARQWADLRTLRRLIVTQGIDIVHANGARDHRVAMEAVAGLSRRPKLVFTKHNSKPSNTLGNAVRARWGTDRVIAVSAHTRQMLLDSPYRHCPIDVVRNGVDLQRFSPVDPGEGAALRARWTTDPKALVLVSNAGTDDHKGWIDLARAIATLPAPIRSKVHMAVAGRDPDPQLVAEVAQLGIAAQVHFAGLLEDIRPFVASGDAGFVLSWDIETISFACREMMAMGKPVMVSDYAGLPENITHGQDGWIVPVRNVAAIAAQVEALYALRSSLPAVGEAARARAERDFGLETFSRLTEASYAAVLGETGSAVA is encoded by the coding sequence ATGAAGATCCTCTACACCAACTTCCACGCCGGCGATGGCGGTGGCCACACCACCTACCTGGCGTCGCTGGCGCGCGCCCTGTCGCCCCGCCACCAGCTGTACATGGCCGCCCCGGCTGACAGCCGGGTGCTGCGCGTGGTGCGCCAGGAGCGCATTGCCGAACCGGTGGAGATCGCCTTCAGCAGCGGCCTGCCCACGCTGGCACGGCAATGGGCCGACCTGCGTACCCTGCGCCGGTTGATCGTCACCCAGGGCATCGACATCGTGCATGCCAACGGCGCGCGCGACCACCGCGTGGCGATGGAAGCGGTGGCGGGCCTGTCGCGGCGACCGAAGCTGGTGTTCACCAAGCACAACAGCAAGCCCAGCAACACGCTGGGCAACGCGGTGCGGGCGCGCTGGGGCACCGACCGGGTGATCGCGGTGTCCGCGCACACCCGCCAGATGCTGCTCGACAGCCCATACCGTCACTGCCCGATCGACGTGGTCCGCAACGGCGTGGACCTGCAGCGCTTCTCGCCGGTCGACCCCGGCGAAGGCGCTGCGCTGCGCGCGCGCTGGACGACCGACCCCAAGGCACTGGTGCTGGTCAGCAACGCCGGCACCGACGACCACAAGGGCTGGATCGACCTGGCGCGCGCCATCGCCACGTTGCCCGCACCGATCCGCAGCAAGGTGCACATGGCCGTGGCCGGGCGCGATCCGGACCCGCAGCTGGTCGCGGAAGTGGCGCAGCTGGGGATCGCCGCGCAGGTGCATTTCGCCGGCCTGCTCGAGGACATCCGGCCGTTCGTGGCCAGTGGCGACGCCGGTTTCGTGCTCTCTTGGGATATCGAAACCATCTCCTTCGCCTGCCGCGAGATGATGGCGATGGGCAAACCGGTGATGGTCAGCGACTACGCGGGCCTGCCCGAGAACATCACCCACGGCCAGGATGGCTGGATCGTGCCGGTGCGGAACGTGGCGGCGATCGCCGCGCAGGTGGAGGCGCTGTACGCCCTGCGCAGCAGCTTGCCTGCGGTTGGCGAAGCGGCGCGCGCGCGCGCCGAGCGGGATTTCGGGCTGGAGACCTTCAGCCGGCTGACGGAAGCCAGCTACGCCGCGGTGCTGGGCGAAACCGGATCAGCCGTTGCCTGA
- a CDS encoding glycosyltransferase family 2 protein translates to MSSTTAPVERPRISACIIAFNEADRIGDCLASLAFCDEVIVVDSYSTDATVAIATAAGARVLQRPFDGFRSQKAFCVEQATHDWVLCLDADERVSDTLREAIQAAQASDFTGHHGYRFARLSEYFGKFLRHGNAYPDRVLRLFDRRHGGWRGKREIHEAASVDGSVGTLRGDLIHYPYRSLEQQLAKTQRYARMMAEHEFARGKRATLAKLVLAPAWRFWRGLLLRGGFRDGWHGLVYAYVRANYVRQKTIMLWMLQHGQPVADPPRRGDTP, encoded by the coding sequence ATGTCCTCCACGACCGCTCCCGTTGAACGGCCTCGCATTTCGGCCTGCATTATCGCGTTCAATGAAGCAGACCGCATCGGCGACTGCCTGGCCTCGCTCGCCTTCTGCGACGAGGTGATCGTCGTGGACTCGTATTCCACCGATGCCACCGTGGCCATCGCCACGGCCGCCGGGGCGCGGGTGCTGCAGCGTCCGTTCGACGGCTTCCGCAGCCAGAAGGCGTTCTGCGTCGAACAGGCCACGCACGACTGGGTGCTGTGCCTGGACGCCGACGAGCGGGTCAGCGACACCCTGCGCGAAGCCATCCAGGCCGCCCAGGCCAGCGACTTCACCGGCCACCACGGCTACCGTTTCGCACGCCTGTCCGAGTACTTCGGCAAGTTCCTGCGCCACGGCAATGCCTACCCGGACCGGGTGCTGCGCCTGTTCGACCGCCGCCATGGCGGCTGGCGCGGCAAGCGCGAGATCCACGAGGCGGCCAGCGTCGACGGCAGCGTCGGCACGTTGCGGGGCGACCTCATCCACTACCCCTACCGTTCGCTGGAACAGCAGCTGGCCAAGACCCAGCGCTACGCGCGGATGATGGCCGAACACGAATTCGCACGTGGCAAGCGCGCTACCCTGGCCAAGCTGGTACTGGCGCCCGCATGGCGGTTCTGGCGCGGGCTGCTGCTGCGCGGCGGCTTCCGCGACGGTTGGCACGGGCTGGTCTACGCCTACGTGCGGGCCAATTACGTGCGCCAGAAGACCATCATGCTGTGGATGCTGCAACACGGACAGCCGGTGGCCGACCCGCCCCGCCGCGGCGACACCCCCTGA